In Planctomycetota bacterium, one DNA window encodes the following:
- a CDS encoding glycoside hydrolase family 130 protein, with amino-acid sequence MGNHNPTRRDFLRTAVAATAAVAVPIVNPSSALGNADRDGWDMGPFVKRKEPILQPTPDSRFQCPIRGKEVRWEEQNVYNPAAVVRNGKVYLLYRADDKSPDLKWGRTCRIGLAYSEDGINFTRHAKPVLYPDNDPWKEYEWEGGCEDLHIIEGEDGTYYVNYTTWNGKRDTMSVATSRDLYHWTKHGPAFRKGAPEKVYGSRSGVVVSRLQGNRLIAAKIKGKNWMYYTHPCALAWSENLIDWTPAGKAVWPGGGREAGAIALLRDDGILLMTQGGHPSLGAWVLRQALIDRNDLTTVLKHQDEPFLYPEHDWEKQGFIGRTTVSNGLVYFKGEWLLYYGAADRVIGLANCTKKDCNPCVA; translated from the coding sequence ATGGGCAACCACAACCCGACACGCCGTGATTTTCTAAGAACGGCGGTCGCGGCGACCGCCGCCGTTGCTGTGCCAATCGTTAACCCGTCCTCCGCGTTGGGCAATGCCGACAGGGACGGCTGGGATATGGGGCCCTTTGTCAAACGGAAAGAGCCGATCCTGCAGCCGACGCCGGATTCCAGATTTCAATGCCCCATCCGGGGTAAGGAAGTCCGGTGGGAGGAGCAGAACGTGTACAATCCGGCTGCCGTCGTGCGAAACGGTAAGGTCTATTTGCTCTACCGGGCGGACGACAAGAGCCCGGATCTCAAGTGGGGAAGAACTTGTCGCATAGGTCTGGCCTATAGTGAGGACGGCATAAACTTCACCCGACATGCGAAGCCGGTCCTCTATCCGGACAACGACCCCTGGAAGGAGTACGAGTGGGAGGGTGGTTGCGAGGACCTCCACATCATCGAGGGCGAAGATGGCACTTACTACGTGAACTACACCACCTGGAACGGCAAGCGGGACACCATGTCCGTGGCAACGTCCCGCGATCTATATCACTGGACCAAGCACGGGCCAGCCTTCCGGAAGGGTGCGCCGGAGAAGGTCTATGGATCGCGGAGCGGAGTGGTGGTTTCCCGGCTCCAAGGCAACCGCCTGATCGCCGCGAAGATCAAGGGCAAGAACTGGATGTACTACACGCATCCTTGCGCGCTGGCTTGGAGCGAGAACCTGATCGACTGGACGCCGGCCGGCAAAGCGGTCTGGCCGGGGGGAGGGCGCGAAGCCGGGGCCATCGCTCTGTTGCGTGACGATGGCATCCTGCTGATGACGCAAGGGGGGCACCCTTCGCTCGGCGCCTGGGTGCTTCGCCAGGCCCTGATCGACCGCAACGACCTGACGACCGTGTTGAAACACCAGGACGAGCCGTTCCTCTACCCGGAGCATGACTGGGAGAAGCAGGGATTCATCGGCCGCACAACGGTCTCCAACGGGCTGGTTTACTTCAAGGGCGAATGGCTGCTTTATTACGGTGCCGCTGACCGTGTGATCGGTCTTGCCAACTGCACGAAAAAAGATTGTAACCCCTGTGTGGCCTGA